Proteins encoded together in one Shewanella oneidensis MR-1 window:
- a CDS encoding response regulator transcription factor — MRLLLVEDDVALQTNLKQHLLDAHYSIDVASDGEEGLFQAVEYNYDAAIIDVGLPKLDGISLIRRIRQKERAFPILILTARDSWQDKVEGLDAGADDYLTKPFHPEELVARLKALIRRSAGKASPIITNGPFSLNTSSLEVRKEGELVTLSGSEYKLFEIFMLHQGEVKSKTALTEHIYDQDFDLDSNVIEVFIRRLRKKLDPDNQYNLIETLRGQGYRLRVITPEQGVDE, encoded by the coding sequence ATGCGACTCTTACTCGTTGAAGACGATGTAGCACTACAAACCAACTTAAAGCAGCACTTGCTGGATGCCCATTACAGCATAGATGTCGCCAGCGACGGTGAAGAAGGCTTGTTTCAAGCCGTTGAATATAATTATGACGCCGCCATTATCGATGTCGGTTTACCTAAACTCGACGGCATTAGCCTTATCCGCCGCATTCGCCAAAAAGAGCGCGCTTTTCCGATCCTAATCTTAACTGCGCGCGACAGCTGGCAAGATAAAGTCGAGGGCCTCGATGCCGGTGCCGATGATTATCTCACTAAACCGTTTCATCCTGAGGAATTGGTTGCCCGCCTTAAAGCGCTGATCCGACGCTCGGCAGGTAAGGCAAGTCCAATTATCACTAACGGACCATTTAGCTTAAATACCAGTAGCTTAGAAGTGCGTAAAGAGGGCGAACTCGTTACCCTCAGCGGCTCTGAATACAAGCTGTTTGAAATTTTTATGCTGCATCAGGGTGAAGTGAAATCCAAAACCGCGCTCACCGAACATATTTATGATCAGGATTTTGACCTCGACTCTAACGTTATCGAAGTCTTTATCCGCCGTTTACGTAAAAAACTCGACCCCGATAACCAATACAATCTAATCGAAACCCTGCGCGGCCAAGGCTATCGCTTAAGGGTTATTACGCCAGAGCAAGGTGTTGATGAGTAA
- a CDS encoding sulfate ABC transporter substrate-binding protein: protein MSILSRLQQATLALTFTSVSFLALAENTLLNVSYDPTREFYREYNQLFSQYWQKQGHEAPTVRQSHGGSGSQARSVIDGLEADVVTLALAYDVDALRQKADLIPENWQSRLPHNSSPYTSTIVLLVRKGNPKNIHDWNDLARKGVEVITPNPKTSGGARWNYLAAWGYALKQYGSEEKALEFVTQIYKNVPVLDSGARGATNTFVQRQIGDVFIAWENEAFLAVEQLGKGEFEIIVPSVSILAEPPVAIVDKNVDRKGTRKLAEAYLAQLYTDEAQHLAAKHFYRPANPNISKQYKDKFPQLTLFTIDDVFGGWNKAQQTHFNDGGYFDTILTKISK, encoded by the coding sequence ATGAGTATTTTATCTCGGTTACAACAAGCAACACTTGCCCTAACATTCACCTCAGTTAGCTTTCTTGCGCTTGCTGAAAATACTTTGTTGAATGTTTCCTATGATCCAACCCGAGAATTTTATCGGGAATATAACCAACTTTTTAGTCAATATTGGCAAAAACAAGGCCATGAAGCTCCTACCGTCCGTCAATCTCACGGTGGTTCAGGCTCGCAAGCTCGCTCAGTTATCGATGGCTTAGAAGCGGACGTTGTAACACTGGCATTGGCCTATGACGTTGATGCATTGAGACAAAAAGCAGATTTAATTCCTGAAAATTGGCAAAGCCGCCTCCCTCATAATAGCTCTCCTTACACTTCAACTATTGTGTTACTAGTACGTAAAGGAAATCCCAAGAATATCCATGATTGGAATGATTTAGCCCGCAAAGGTGTAGAGGTTATTACCCCGAATCCTAAAACATCGGGCGGGGCACGTTGGAACTACCTCGCCGCTTGGGGATATGCACTGAAGCAATACGGCTCTGAAGAAAAAGCCTTAGAGTTTGTCACGCAAATTTATAAAAACGTACCAGTGCTTGACTCAGGCGCCCGCGGTGCAACCAATACTTTTGTACAGCGACAAATTGGTGATGTTTTTATCGCTTGGGAAAACGAAGCATTTCTTGCTGTCGAACAATTAGGTAAAGGCGAGTTTGAGATTATTGTCCCGAGTGTCAGTATTCTTGCTGAGCCACCAGTCGCTATTGTCGATAAAAATGTTGATCGCAAAGGAACACGCAAACTGGCAGAAGCCTATTTAGCTCAGCTTTATACTGATGAAGCGCAACATCTTGCTGCAAAACACTTTTATCGCCCAGCTAACCCAAATATTTCTAAACAATATAAGGATAAGTTTCCCCAATTAACCTTGTTTACCATTGATGATGTCTTCGGTGGCTGGAACAAAGCACAACAAACTCATTTCAATGATGGTGGTTATTTCGACACCATTCTAACCAAAATCAGTAAATAA
- a CDS encoding sulfate/molybdate ABC transporter ATP-binding protein — protein MSIHIQQVNKHFGNFVAVDSVNLEIKTGELTALLGPSGSGKTTLLRIIAGLEQADSGIVKFNGEDITTQHVSERGVGFVFQHYALFKHMTVFENVAYGLTVRPRKTRPSKAEIAEKVHSLLKLVQLDWTADRYPSQLSGGQRQRIALARALAVEPKVLLLDEPFGALDAKVRAELRRWLRRLHDEINVTTVFVTHDQEEALEVADKIVVMNKGRIEQQGTPEEVYDTPSNPFVYEFLGNVNLFHARVKHGHSTIGNIHIPSPEHAGGEEQQGLAYVRPHEIEVLTQPTENAIKVNLDLVTIVGPVARLEVLTEIDEQLIHVELSKVQFKQLGISKGDNAWIQPRYSKVFLGEGI, from the coding sequence ATGAGCATACATATCCAGCAAGTTAATAAGCATTTTGGTAACTTTGTCGCGGTTGATTCTGTGAACTTAGAGATAAAAACAGGCGAATTAACAGCCCTGTTAGGTCCATCAGGCTCAGGCAAAACAACATTATTACGTATTATTGCCGGACTCGAGCAGGCCGACAGCGGAATCGTCAAATTCAATGGTGAAGACATAACCACTCAACACGTGAGTGAGCGTGGCGTCGGTTTCGTATTCCAACACTACGCCCTATTTAAGCATATGACAGTGTTCGAAAATGTGGCCTATGGACTGACGGTCAGGCCAAGAAAAACACGCCCAAGCAAGGCGGAAATTGCCGAAAAGGTGCATTCATTACTCAAACTCGTCCAATTAGATTGGACCGCTGATCGCTATCCATCACAACTCTCTGGAGGGCAAAGACAACGCATCGCCCTTGCACGCGCATTGGCGGTAGAGCCAAAAGTCTTACTGCTTGATGAACCCTTTGGTGCACTTGATGCAAAAGTCCGCGCTGAATTACGCCGTTGGCTCAGACGCTTACACGATGAAATCAATGTGACTACGGTATTTGTCACCCATGATCAGGAAGAGGCACTCGAGGTGGCCGATAAAATTGTAGTGATGAATAAAGGTCGTATCGAGCAGCAAGGCACACCAGAAGAAGTCTATGACACACCAAGCAATCCCTTTGTGTATGAATTTCTGGGTAACGTAAACCTATTCCATGCAAGGGTAAAACACGGCCATAGCACTATCGGCAATATTCATATTCCCTCACCAGAACACGCGGGAGGTGAAGAACAACAAGGTTTAGCCTATGTACGTCCACATGAAATTGAAGTATTAACCCAACCGACTGAAAATGCTATAAAAGTAAACTTAGATCTAGTAACCATCGTCGGTCCAGTTGCGCGATTAGAAGTGTTGACCGAAATCGATGAGCAACTGATCCACGTTGAACTGTCCAAAGTGCAATTTAAACAGCTAGGGATCAGTAAAGGCGATAACGCTTGGATACAGCCGCGCTATTCCAAAGTGTTTTTGGGGGAGGGCATTTAA
- a CDS encoding YezD family protein: MATKEELEQTLVPTLLSNLEKLLGRIEFGTVELTFHHGKLVQLEKKEKFRLDQLSQSK; the protein is encoded by the coding sequence ATGGCAACCAAAGAAGAGTTAGAACAAACCTTAGTTCCAACACTGCTCAGCAACCTTGAAAAATTGCTCGGTCGTATTGAGTTTGGAACGGTGGAATTAACCTTTCACCATGGAAAATTAGTCCAACTAGAAAAGAAAGAAAAATTTCGATTAGACCAATTATCTCAATCGAAGTAG
- a CDS encoding alpha/beta hydrolase, with translation MTTLLIVPGFGGSGPLHWQSWIAQKYTSSLWVNDLPLLEPKIHIWADAISRAMDNIEGKILILAHSFGCLASSLAIARHPQRVVAAILVAPASPESFSENGHILPEHDDTPTIRNLLPKQTLGICGLVIASENDPWMPFNQAASLAKSFGLPTINLGLSGHINVDSGHGQWPLIDVLVGNFLFQNENVPPIPSIKTAQDKTTPHLFPNGI, from the coding sequence ATGACTACGTTATTAATAGTGCCAGGATTTGGTGGCAGCGGCCCCTTACATTGGCAAAGTTGGATTGCTCAAAAGTACACATCATCTTTATGGGTCAATGACTTACCCTTACTAGAGCCGAAAATCCATATTTGGGCCGATGCAATATCCCGTGCAATGGATAACATCGAGGGGAAAATCCTCATTTTAGCCCACAGTTTTGGCTGCTTAGCCTCAAGTCTGGCAATTGCTCGTCATCCACAACGAGTAGTCGCGGCGATTTTAGTTGCACCTGCATCACCAGAAAGCTTTTCAGAAAATGGTCATATTCTACCCGAACACGATGACACGCCGACGATCCGGAATTTATTACCGAAACAAACACTTGGAATCTGTGGTCTAGTGATTGCCAGTGAAAATGATCCTTGGATGCCTTTCAATCAAGCAGCTTCATTGGCCAAATCCTTTGGTTTACCCACCATTAATCTGGGCTTAAGTGGCCATATCAATGTGGATTCAGGGCATGGGCAATGGCCACTGATTGATGTTCTGGTAGGTAATTTTTTGTTTCAAAATGAAAATGTGCCGCCAATACCATCCATAAAAACGGCTCAAGACAAAACCACCCCACACTTATTTCCAAATGGAATATAA
- a CDS encoding ATP-binding protein, with translation MSKRALAWQLLNSLKTRLVLSALLFILVLLPLIGVALNDAFAEQVKSAAKNELSAYVYSILAVTEVENKRIFIPELVLENRFNLIQSGLYAIATTENAEHKQSIVWHSQSFMGITPPAQFTIPPTGKNAFEQIDLAGAPHLIYSFSVSFASLNENVPVTIHIIKDEQEFQQQIAQFNQQLWTWLLILILVMMVFQLSWLIWTIRPLARFTQELHDVEQGKSTQLSSQYPSELQAVARQLNILLNTEQTQRKRYRNALADLAHSLKTPLAVIKSQVDLSEASSEQVSNISRIISHQLKRAQTAAAASWHLGIKVDEVANKLLRTLAKIYREPQINLSGEIADLAVFKGDEADLTEILGNLLDNACKAAKSTVKLTVTGDAYQLQLCIEDDGPGISDALQTQIFERGIRADSYHQGNGIGLAIVRDLVDSYNGRISVSRSESLGGAKFTVSFTHSV, from the coding sequence ATGAGTAAGCGCGCGCTTGCCTGGCAGTTATTAAACTCCCTCAAAACTCGGCTCGTCCTTAGCGCGCTGCTGTTTATCTTAGTGCTATTGCCGCTGATTGGCGTCGCCCTCAATGACGCCTTTGCCGAGCAGGTAAAAAGTGCCGCTAAAAATGAGCTGAGTGCCTATGTGTATTCGATATTAGCGGTCACTGAGGTTGAAAATAAACGGATTTTTATCCCTGAATTAGTACTCGAGAACCGCTTTAACCTTATTCAATCAGGGCTTTATGCCATCGCGACCACAGAGAATGCCGAGCATAAACAGAGCATCGTCTGGCATTCGCAGTCGTTTATGGGCATCACGCCACCAGCACAGTTCACCATTCCGCCAACCGGCAAAAATGCCTTTGAGCAAATCGACCTCGCGGGCGCGCCACACCTTATCTATAGCTTTAGCGTGAGCTTTGCCAGCCTGAATGAAAATGTGCCAGTGACTATCCATATCATTAAGGATGAACAGGAGTTTCAGCAACAGATAGCCCAATTTAATCAACAACTTTGGACTTGGCTGCTGATATTAATCCTAGTGATGATGGTGTTTCAGTTGAGTTGGTTGATTTGGACCATTAGGCCGCTGGCGCGCTTTACCCAAGAACTGCACGATGTGGAACAAGGTAAATCAACCCAACTGAGCAGCCAGTACCCAAGCGAGTTACAGGCGGTCGCGCGGCAATTGAATATCCTACTCAATACCGAGCAAACCCAGCGTAAGCGCTATCGCAATGCCCTTGCGGATTTAGCCCATAGCCTAAAAACGCCACTGGCGGTGATTAAAAGTCAGGTGGATTTAAGTGAGGCCTCGAGTGAGCAAGTGTCGAACATCAGCCGCATTATCAGCCACCAACTCAAACGCGCCCAAACTGCGGCGGCCGCCTCCTGGCATTTAGGCATTAAGGTGGATGAGGTGGCCAATAAACTGCTACGCACCTTAGCCAAGATTTATCGAGAACCGCAAATTAACCTCAGTGGCGAAATCGCTGATCTGGCGGTCTTTAAAGGTGATGAAGCTGATCTCACTGAGATTTTAGGTAACTTGCTCGACAATGCCTGCAAAGCCGCCAAATCAACGGTCAAATTAACCGTCACTGGCGATGCTTATCAATTGCAACTTTGTATTGAGGACGATGGCCCGGGGATCAGCGATGCCCTGCAAACGCAAATCTTTGAGCGCGGGATCCGCGCCGACTCTTATCACCAAGGTAACGGCATAGGCCTCGCGATTGTCCGCGATTTAGTGGATAGCTATAACGGCCGAATTTCCGTATCGCGCTCAGAAAGCTTAGGTGGCGCCAAATTTACCGTTAGTTTCACTCATTCAGTTTAA
- the cysT gene encoding sulfate ABC transporter permease subunit CysT: MGKAVMKSVLPGFGITLGFSVLYLSLLFLLPVAGLILFTLQMSWADFWVAISHPQVVASYKLSFAASFIGATINAVFGTLVAWVLVRYQFLGKKVVDALVDLPFALPTAVAGIALVTLYSTTGWVGQYLYLWGIKVAYSEIGVVIALTYIGLPFVVRTVQPVLADFSKELEEASASLGASRFTTIKRVILPAVLPALLTGYALAFARAVGEYGSVIFISGNLPYRTEITPLLIVSKAEQYDYNGAAAIGVVMLAAAFILLLIINSLQWWASKRG; this comes from the coding sequence ATGGGTAAGGCAGTTATGAAATCGGTTTTGCCAGGTTTTGGTATTACCTTGGGCTTCTCAGTTTTATATTTAAGCCTCCTTTTTTTACTCCCTGTGGCTGGATTGATCCTGTTTACGCTGCAAATGAGTTGGGCTGATTTTTGGGTCGCAATTAGTCATCCTCAGGTTGTAGCTTCCTACAAGCTATCATTTGCGGCGTCTTTTATTGGCGCCACGATAAACGCAGTCTTTGGCACGTTAGTCGCTTGGGTGCTTGTGCGCTATCAGTTTTTAGGTAAGAAAGTCGTTGATGCTTTGGTGGATCTCCCGTTTGCATTACCCACTGCAGTGGCTGGTATTGCATTGGTTACGCTCTATTCAACCACGGGTTGGGTTGGCCAATATCTATATTTATGGGGCATTAAAGTCGCCTACAGTGAGATAGGCGTTGTTATTGCTTTAACTTACATAGGCTTACCCTTTGTAGTTCGCACCGTTCAACCCGTTTTAGCCGACTTTTCTAAGGAATTAGAAGAAGCCTCTGCCTCCCTTGGTGCGAGTCGATTCACAACGATAAAACGAGTCATTTTACCTGCAGTATTGCCTGCATTATTGACGGGTTACGCTTTAGCGTTTGCCAGAGCTGTGGGCGAATATGGTTCTGTGATTTTTATCTCTGGCAATTTGCCCTATCGCACAGAAATTACTCCGCTACTGATCGTCTCCAAAGCTGAGCAATATGATTATAACGGGGCCGCCGCCATCGGCGTAGTTATGCTCGCAGCCGCATTCATCTTATTGTTAATCATTAATAGCCTACAGTGGTGGGCGAGTAAAAGAGGCTAA
- a CDS encoding choice-of-anchor H family protein — MNTQKQAIATTAYVKAMALAGALLASTMVSAQPSDESNLEPFSAASIGMMKNTDAEQAAKQEQQALSLLQQSAPAQNVKQSTAAALKSLTPSFSAQGANVSRVQLMGATPMTREQVIAKHTSQPIPSSSATTEDPYRAPIYHSFAIYDASSRLFEDFDYDGFYRTFSVTFDVDVFGSYLNERADLFAELYLSRNGGPWVHYYTTGVFTIYGDSTQDDYEVLTTLYTGYQTDHYDVLIDVYEVGYSGIVASISADNTDGLYALPLESRDRDSSGEVIIVDEGGAFSFFALLGLGLWAVLRKREEFM, encoded by the coding sequence ATGAACACACAGAAACAAGCTATCGCAACCACGGCTTATGTGAAGGCTATGGCATTGGCTGGCGCATTACTGGCATCAACAATGGTGAGCGCGCAGCCGAGCGACGAGTCAAACTTGGAGCCCTTTAGTGCCGCCAGTATCGGCATGATGAAAAATACCGATGCCGAGCAAGCGGCTAAGCAAGAGCAGCAAGCCTTAAGCCTGCTGCAACAGTCGGCCCCTGCTCAAAATGTAAAGCAATCCACCGCCGCTGCGCTTAAGTCGTTGACGCCATCTTTTTCGGCACAGGGTGCGAATGTTTCGCGCGTGCAATTGATGGGCGCAACTCCCATGACCCGCGAACAAGTGATCGCCAAACATACGAGTCAGCCGATCCCCAGTTCAAGTGCGACCACGGAAGATCCCTATCGCGCTCCGATTTATCACAGCTTTGCGATTTATGATGCCAGCAGCCGTTTGTTTGAAGACTTTGATTACGATGGGTTTTATCGAACCTTTAGCGTGACCTTCGATGTGGATGTGTTTGGCTCATATCTTAATGAGCGCGCTGACCTGTTTGCCGAGTTATACCTCAGCCGTAACGGCGGACCTTGGGTGCATTATTACACCACAGGTGTGTTTACCATCTACGGTGACTCCACGCAGGATGATTACGAAGTGCTGACCACCCTCTACACCGGCTATCAAACTGATCACTACGATGTGTTAATTGATGTCTATGAGGTCGGTTATAGCGGTATTGTGGCAAGCATTAGCGCCGATAATACCGATGGCTTATATGCCTTGCCGCTAGAAAGTCGTGACCGCGATAGCTCAGGCGAGGTGATTATTGTGGATGAAGGCGGTGCATTTTCATTCTTCGCCTTGCTTGGCCTAGGACTGTGGGCGGTACTGCGTAAACGTGAAGAGTTTATGTAA
- a CDS encoding PepSY domain-containing protein yields MKLGLTLILITCLCASFGSMAGNGKHDDRNQSRDQGVNNEQRLVVNSPDQAVAMAQRQYRGKVLSVQSSGSGYRVKILNNDGQVFSVSVDAATGRVSRN; encoded by the coding sequence ATGAAACTTGGTTTGACACTGATCCTCATCACCTGCTTATGCGCCTCTTTCGGCAGCATGGCGGGCAATGGTAAACACGATGATCGCAATCAATCGCGCGACCAAGGCGTGAACAATGAGCAACGCCTTGTGGTGAATAGTCCAGATCAAGCCGTAGCCATGGCGCAGCGTCAATATCGAGGCAAAGTGCTCAGCGTGCAGTCGAGCGGCTCGGGCTATCGCGTCAAAATCCTCAATAATGATGGCCAAGTTTTTTCAGTTTCGGTGGATGCCGCCACAGGACGCGTGTCGAGGAATTAA
- the cysW gene encoding sulfate ABC transporter permease subunit CysW, with the protein MNTLSPATNHATTEAPWIKWSLIGLALSFLALFLVLPLAVVLYGAFEAGINVWWQAITDPDALAAIRLTLLVLIIVVPTNAIFGVAIAWAIAKFEFRGKTLLISIIDMPFAISPVVVGLIFVILFGAQGWFGPWLAAHDLKVIFAVPGIIIVIMFGTLPFVARELIPLMQQQGKDEEEASLTLGANGLKTFWYVTLPNIKWGLLYGVILCNARAMGEFGAVAVVSGRIRGETNTMPLHIEVLYNEYMFTAAFAVSSLLTGLALVTIVLKSMVEWKDERKHKTN; encoded by the coding sequence ATGAACACGTTATCTCCGGCAACCAACCACGCCACCACAGAAGCACCTTGGATAAAGTGGAGTTTGATTGGCCTTGCGTTAAGTTTTCTCGCGTTATTTTTAGTTCTACCTTTAGCGGTCGTACTCTACGGTGCTTTCGAGGCTGGTATTAATGTTTGGTGGCAAGCAATCACAGATCCTGACGCGCTTGCGGCCATTCGCTTAACGTTACTGGTATTAATTATTGTTGTACCAACCAATGCCATTTTCGGCGTAGCAATTGCTTGGGCTATTGCTAAATTTGAGTTTAGGGGAAAAACCTTACTAATCTCGATTATTGATATGCCCTTTGCCATCTCACCTGTCGTCGTGGGATTGATTTTCGTGATCCTCTTCGGTGCCCAAGGATGGTTTGGACCTTGGCTCGCGGCCCATGATTTAAAGGTCATATTTGCCGTCCCAGGAATCATCATTGTCATCATGTTTGGCACTTTACCCTTCGTGGCGCGCGAATTGATCCCACTGATGCAACAACAGGGCAAAGATGAGGAAGAAGCCTCGCTAACCTTAGGCGCCAATGGTTTGAAAACCTTCTGGTACGTCACGCTACCAAATATTAAATGGGGCTTACTCTACGGCGTGATCCTCTGTAATGCCCGTGCGATGGGCGAGTTTGGCGCGGTCGCTGTGGTGTCAGGTCGCATTCGCGGTGAGACGAATACTATGCCGCTACATATAGAAGTGCTCTACAACGAATACATGTTTACAGCCGCGTTTGCAGTATCGTCACTACTCACAGGCTTAGCACTGGTAACTATCGTGCTCAAAAGCATGGTGGAGTGGAAAGATGAACGTAAACATAAAACCAACTAA